The following coding sequences lie in one Arachis ipaensis cultivar K30076 chromosome B05, Araip1.1, whole genome shotgun sequence genomic window:
- the LOC107643908 gene encoding uncharacterized protein LOC107643908, with the protein MVAISLYRGNLHRVPDVPRRWLMPNPKISLKDFKTLVARRSKALSRLYGTTTPATATTANPNPNSDIDPIVTADNGPVEIQPEEPAKAATANNDDEGPSSKADEGDRKETEFAAGGGGGSPKKMAVDDGSDAFIDSKNVAPQPGDGGFPCTEKHTEPVTDNVHQLSEKEKRKKEVEDKLQVLNAKKHNLVLVLKQILNAEEELKRRSSMQAVGMRGPSAPLQVDGMNDTGSMTRLMAPRLGSEGNLVGDVEGGEADMHSRHMLRTSSMSPSSESPLRRTPTVQQNVVSHPTRATLAATGSSPSRFALSGHQGNQMNLPSVSVSGTYIASSPSPAASGGTSVFRDARQPSPWK; encoded by the exons atggtGGCAATTTCGCTTTACAGAGGGAATCTTCACCGAGTACCGGACGTGCCTCGTCGATGGTTAATGCCAAACCCCAAAATCTCCCTCAAAGACTTCAAAACCCTCGTAGCTCGTCGCTCCAAAGCCCTCTCTCGCCTTTACGGCACCACTACCCCCGCCACCGCAACCACcgcaaaccctaaccctaactctGATATCGATCCTATCGTTACAGCGGATAACGGTCCTGTGGAGATCCAACCTGAAGAACCCGCGAAGGCCGCCACCGCTAACAACGATGACGAAGGGCCTTCGAGCAAGGCCGATGAGGGAGATCGGAAAGAAACGGAATTCGCCGCAGGTGGCGGTGGTGGTTCCCCGAAGAAAATGGCTGTGGATGATGGATCTGATGCGTTCATCGACTCAAAGAATGTCGCACCTCAACCCGGAGATGGCGGTTTCCCTTGCACGGAAAAGCATACTGAGCCT GTAACTGACAATGTACACCAGCTGAGTGAAAAggagaaaaggaaaaaggaagTGGAGGATAAGTTGCAAGTTTTGAATGCGAAAAAACACAATCTGGTGCTAGTGTTGAAGCAG ATCTTGAATGCAGAGGAAGAGTTAAAGAGGCGAAGCAGTATGCAAGCGGTTGGGATGCGTGGCCCTTCTGCTCCACTTCAAGTAGATGGAATGAATGATACTGGTTCTATGACCAGGCTTATGGCACCAAGGCTGGGCTCTGAGGGAAATCTTGTTGGTGATGTGGAAGGCGGTGAGGCTGATATGCACTCTCGCCATATGCTTCGGACAAGTAGCATGTCACCATCTTCAGAGTCCCCACTTCGGAGAACCCCTACTGTTCAACAGAATGTG GTTTCGCACCCTACTCGGGCAACTTTGGCAGCCACTGGTAGTAGTCCATCACGTTTTGCTTTATCGGGACATCAGGGGAATCAAATGAACTTGCCTTCAGTGTCTGTCTCAGGAACTTATATTGCCTCATCCCCTTCACCAGCTGCATCTGGGGGCACTTCTGTTTTCAGAGATGCTCGGCAACCAAGTCCATGGAAGTAG